The following proteins are encoded in a genomic region of Deltaproteobacteria bacterium:
- a CDS encoding MCE family protein, protein MATTATNNWKLGLFVVLGVITMLAALFWLGARRFQRTSFPTVSYFDESVQGLDVGSPVKFRGVTVGNVADITIAPDHRHVQVTSEIYLDAIRRLGLRDRAPRKGEEFLNPLLRMQLVSAGITGVRFLQTDFFHPGRYPEPTLPFEPPWNYIPSVPSTLKSVGDTAMEVVNRLPDIETRITETLTTMNAALGSFDRFVTSLQSEHGSFDRLLVQLRTTTTGVGNEIAAAKLPETTASIRSTAGAVSTTASGFGEMREDLEATLATLRETLDSVRAVADALERDPSALLRGSRPGEPPPEVTK, encoded by the coding sequence ATGGCGACCACCGCCACCAACAACTGGAAGCTCGGCCTGTTCGTGGTGCTCGGCGTGATCACCATGCTGGCCGCCCTCTTCTGGCTCGGCGCCCGCCGCTTCCAGCGGACGTCGTTCCCGACGGTGAGCTACTTCGACGAGTCGGTGCAGGGGCTCGACGTCGGGTCGCCGGTCAAGTTCCGCGGCGTCACGGTCGGGAACGTCGCCGACATCACGATCGCCCCCGACCATCGCCACGTCCAGGTGACCTCCGAGATCTACCTCGACGCGATCCGGCGGCTCGGGCTCCGCGACCGGGCGCCGCGCAAGGGGGAGGAGTTCCTCAATCCGCTCCTGCGCATGCAGCTCGTATCGGCGGGCATCACGGGCGTGCGATTCCTCCAGACGGATTTCTTCCATCCCGGACGCTATCCGGAACCGACGCTGCCCTTCGAGCCGCCGTGGAACTACATCCCCTCGGTCCCCTCGACGCTGAAGAGCGTCGGCGACACGGCCATGGAGGTCGTGAACCGCCTCCCCGACATCGAGACGCGCATCACCGAGACGCTCACGACCATGAACGCCGCGCTCGGCTCGTTCGACCGCTTCGTAACGAGCCTGCAGAGCGAGCACGGCTCGTTCGACCGGCTGCTCGTCCAGCTGCGGACGACGACGACCGGCGTCGGAAACGAGATTGCGGCGGCCAAGCTCCCGGAGACGACGGCCTCCATCCGCTCGACGGCGGGAGCCGTCTCGACCACGGCCTCGGGTTTCGGCGAGATGCGCGAGGACCTCGAGGCCACCCTCGCGACCCTGCGCGAGACGCTCGACTCGGTCCGCGCCGTCGCGGACGCGCTCGAGCGCGACCCGAGCGCTCTCCTGCGCGGCTCACGGCCGGGCGAGCCGCCGCCCGAGGTGACCAAATGA
- a CDS encoding membrane integrity-associated transporter subunit PqiC produces the protein MTRRRFAAVLACVLAAAASSGCLFRTAEPPRFYRPASAALDDAGDARVPASAGAPLRLGSVRSAPFLRERIVWRASPVEYGLYDQRRWFELPSRYVRRALLATLRTTPGVRLAQETTAARLDVEVLAFDEVLAPAHEAHVALAATLRDGADMQLDRLFSAKVPITSADGGAMAEAMGRALDEAARKVATAAATALAAKPASPARPRAE, from the coding sequence ATGACCCGACGCCGCTTCGCCGCCGTGCTGGCGTGCGTCCTCGCGGCCGCCGCATCGAGCGGCTGCCTCTTCCGCACCGCCGAGCCGCCGCGTTTCTACCGGCCCGCCTCGGCGGCGCTCGACGACGCCGGGGATGCCCGCGTCCCGGCGAGCGCGGGAGCGCCGCTCCGGCTCGGCAGCGTGCGCAGCGCCCCCTTCCTGCGCGAGCGCATCGTGTGGCGCGCCTCGCCGGTCGAGTACGGCCTCTACGACCAGCGCCGCTGGTTCGAGCTGCCGAGCCGCTACGTCCGCCGCGCCCTGCTCGCGACGCTGCGAACGACGCCCGGCGTCCGCCTCGCGCAGGAGACGACGGCGGCGCGCCTCGACGTCGAGGTGCTCGCGTTCGACGAGGTGCTCGCCCCGGCGCACGAGGCGCACGTCGCCCTCGCGGCGACCCTCCGCGACGGCGCCGACATGCAGCTCGATCGGCTGTTCTCCGCCAAGGTGCCGATCACGAGCGCGGACGGCGGCGCCATGGCCGAGGCCATGGGGCGCGCGCTCGACGAGGCGGCGCGGAAGGTCGCGACGGCGGCCGCGACGGCGCTCGCCGCGAAGCCGGCGAGCCCGGCGCGGCCGCGCGCCGAGTGA
- a CDS encoding glycosyltransferase family 4 protein produces MAPHRILFVEASVGGVLGGSLTGILQLIDRLDRTRFAPALLLYQEKEVVPQLEAAGVPVAVLPPQPGWLPDGDRGRGGRAWLRAKEIPTVVLPRARAVGAHLRRARPDVVYLANGVTPNLDALVAAARAGIPALVHEKGYRRIGPRERFMSRWIDVFVGMTDLVTAHAKRRGIRARRHLTVYDGIDCERFAPGGGAAVRRELGVPAEAPVVGIVGHIQGWKGQDLVVQAMARLRDRHPELRCLIVGGVHRQGGAYAERLRRRIVDERLERRVLLTGARRDVAACIDAMDVAIHSSTNPEPFGRVLIEAMALSCPLVAPREGGPLEIVVDNETGLLVPPRDPDALAAAIERLVLDPDLRRRMGAAARARVEAVFGIRHHVRAMEAIFDEMLAHRRHATA; encoded by the coding sequence ATGGCGCCGCATCGTATTCTGTTCGTCGAGGCCAGCGTCGGCGGCGTGCTCGGCGGATCGCTGACGGGCATCCTTCAGCTGATCGATCGGCTCGATCGTACGCGCTTCGCACCCGCGCTCCTCCTGTACCAGGAGAAAGAGGTCGTCCCGCAGCTCGAGGCCGCCGGCGTGCCGGTGGCGGTGCTGCCGCCGCAGCCGGGCTGGCTTCCCGACGGCGACCGCGGCCGCGGCGGACGCGCGTGGCTACGGGCGAAGGAGATCCCGACCGTCGTGCTGCCGCGCGCGCGGGCCGTCGGCGCCCACCTGCGGCGCGCACGCCCCGACGTCGTCTATCTCGCCAACGGGGTCACGCCCAATCTCGACGCCCTCGTCGCCGCCGCGCGCGCGGGCATCCCGGCCCTCGTCCACGAGAAGGGCTACCGCCGCATCGGTCCCCGCGAGCGCTTCATGTCGCGCTGGATCGACGTCTTCGTCGGCATGACCGACCTCGTGACCGCCCACGCGAAACGGCGCGGCATCCGCGCGCGCCGCCACCTCACGGTCTACGACGGCATCGACTGCGAGCGTTTCGCCCCGGGCGGGGGCGCCGCGGTGCGACGCGAGCTCGGCGTCCCCGCCGAGGCGCCGGTCGTCGGGATCGTCGGCCACATCCAGGGCTGGAAGGGCCAGGACCTGGTCGTGCAGGCGATGGCTCGGCTGCGCGACCGCCATCCCGAGTTGCGCTGCCTGATCGTCGGCGGCGTGCACCGCCAGGGCGGCGCGTACGCGGAACGCCTGCGGCGGCGCATCGTCGACGAGCGCCTCGAGCGCCGGGTGCTGCTCACCGGCGCGCGGCGGGACGTCGCGGCGTGCATCGACGCCATGGACGTCGCAATCCATTCGTCGACGAACCCCGAGCCCTTCGGCCGGGTGCTGATCGAGGCGATGGCGCTCTCGTGTCCGCTCGTCGCGCCGCGCGAGGGCGGGCCCCTCGAGATCGTCGTCGACAACGAGACCGGCCTCCTCGTCCCGCCCCGCGACCCGGACGCGCTCGCGGCCGCGATCGAGCGGCTCGTCCTAGACCCGGATCTCAGGCGGCGGATGGGCGCCGCGGCGCGGGCGCGCGTCGAGGCCGTCTTCGGCATCCGCCATCACGTACGGGCAATGGAGGCGATCTTCGACGAGATGCTGGCGCACCGGCGGCACGCGACCGCCTGA
- a CDS encoding DUF393 domain-containing protein translates to MDPTRHWIVWDGSCGFCRRAVAWALARDRGRCFEAVPYQELPDPPLTPALAAACRAAVHVRTSDGRWLGAGRACLFVLERIGWPRLARLAGLPPLAWGVELGYRIVARNRPCFSRLLGRGAPTPER, encoded by the coding sequence ATGGACCCGACTCGTCACTGGATCGTCTGGGACGGGAGCTGCGGCTTCTGCCGGCGCGCCGTCGCGTGGGCGCTCGCGCGCGACCGCGGCCGCTGCTTCGAGGCGGTGCCGTACCAGGAGCTGCCGGACCCGCCGCTCACGCCCGCGCTCGCGGCGGCCTGCCGCGCCGCCGTCCACGTCCGCACGAGCGACGGCCGCTGGCTCGGCGCCGGCCGCGCCTGCCTCTTCGTGCTCGAGCGCATCGGGTGGCCGCGGCTCGCGCGCCTCGCCGGGTTGCCGCCGCTCGCGTGGGGCGTCGAGCTCGGGTACCGGATCGTCGCCCGCAACCGCCCGTGCTTCTCGCGGCTCCTCGGGCGCGGCGCGCCGACCCCCGAGCGGTGA